A single genomic interval of Acidovorax sp. 1608163 harbors:
- a CDS encoding P-II family nitrogen regulator: MKMITAVIKPFKLEEVREALAECGVTGLTVTEVKGFGRQKGHTELYRGAEYVVDFLPKVKVEVAVKTEDVDRCVDAIVNVARTGKIGDGKIFVTPVERVVRIRTGDLDDSAI; encoded by the coding sequence ATGAAAATGATCACCGCAGTTATCAAGCCGTTCAAGCTGGAAGAAGTCCGCGAGGCCCTGGCCGAATGCGGCGTGACGGGCTTGACGGTGACCGAAGTCAAAGGTTTTGGCCGTCAAAAAGGACACACCGAGCTGTACCGCGGTGCCGAGTATGTCGTCGACTTCTTGCCCAAGGTGAAGGTGGAAGTGGCTGTGAAGACCGAAGATGTGGACCGCTGCGTGGACGCCATCGTGAATGTGGCCCGCACAGGCAAGATCGGTGACGGCAAGATCTTCGTCACGCCCGTGGAACGCGTGGTGCGCATTCGCACGGGGGATCTGGACGACTCCGCGATTTGA
- a CDS encoding TIGR00730 family Rossman fold protein, whose protein sequence is MASPAFSICVYCGSRPGENPAFAQAAQAVGQWIGEHGGQLVYGGGRGGLMGVVAEATRLAGGRVVGVIPQALVDKELANRECDELHIVQTMHERKAMMAERSDAFVALPGGIGTFEELFEVWTWRQLGYHGKPLGLLNVAGYYDGLLAFLRTSVASGFMGDWQMALLQADTSAEPLLCNLVQASGPDQAPTPLRSVI, encoded by the coding sequence ATGGCTAGCCCCGCTTTTTCCATTTGTGTGTATTGCGGCTCCCGCCCCGGCGAGAACCCCGCATTTGCCCAAGCCGCCCAAGCCGTAGGGCAATGGATTGGCGAGCATGGAGGGCAGCTGGTCTATGGCGGCGGGCGCGGCGGACTCATGGGGGTGGTGGCCGAGGCCACACGCCTGGCAGGGGGCCGTGTGGTCGGGGTCATCCCGCAAGCCTTGGTGGACAAGGAACTGGCCAACCGCGAATGCGATGAACTGCACATTGTGCAAACCATGCACGAGCGCAAGGCCATGATGGCCGAACGCAGTGATGCCTTTGTCGCGCTGCCAGGCGGCATTGGCACGTTTGAAGAGCTGTTTGAGGTGTGGACCTGGCGCCAGCTCGGCTACCACGGCAAGCCCCTGGGCCTGCTGAACGTGGCGGGCTACTACGACGGTTTGCTGGCCTTTTTGCGCACCAGCGTGGCCAGTGGCTTTATGGGGGACTGGCAGATGGCACTGCTGCAGGCCGACACATCGGCAGAGCCCCTGCTGTGCAATCTCGTGCAGGCATCGGGACCCGACCAGGCCCCCACCCCGCTGCGCTCGGTCATCTGA
- a CDS encoding diacylglycerol kinase, with translation MPSTPPHSSNPANLQKSRTGLNRVWHAAGYSIEGLKAGWQETAFRQEALAAIVLLPVACWLGKSWVEVALLAGSVIIVMIVELLNTGIETAIDRIGPEWHDLSKRAKDMGSAAVLLALLLCGGIWAAALFQRFFHG, from the coding sequence ATGCCATCCACGCCACCCCACTCCTCCAACCCCGCCAACCTCCAAAAAAGCCGCACGGGCCTGAACCGGGTATGGCACGCCGCAGGCTATTCCATCGAAGGCCTGAAGGCCGGTTGGCAGGAAACAGCCTTCCGCCAGGAAGCCCTCGCGGCCATTGTGCTGCTGCCAGTGGCCTGCTGGCTGGGCAAGTCATGGGTAGAGGTAGCCCTGCTGGCGGGGTCGGTCATCATTGTGATGATTGTGGAGTTGCTCAACACAGGCATTGAAACAGCCATCGACCGCATTGGCCCCGAGTGGCACGATTTGTCCAAACGCGCCAAGGACATGGGCAGCGCTGCGGTGCTGTTGGCGCTCTTGCTCTGTGGCGGCATCTGGGCCGCAGCCCTCTTTCAAAGGTTCTTCCATGGCTAG
- a CDS encoding RDD family protein produces MSARPDFTVPQPSSPFASASQQAPSLKRRMACWLYEGILMFGVVFIASYLFDTLSQSRHALDNRYLRMGFLFIVFGIYFAWFWAKGQTLAQKTWHIRVVSPSGQAITQTRALLRYVLCWVWFLPPLAAYSTGIPVLEVLVLLAGWVAVWAILSRFHPTQQFWHDALAGTRLVHFVQAKK; encoded by the coding sequence ATGTCCGCCCGTCCTGATTTCACTGTGCCCCAGCCTTCGTCTCCGTTCGCCTCCGCCTCACAGCAAGCCCCCAGCCTGAAGCGGCGCATGGCCTGCTGGCTGTACGAGGGCATCTTGATGTTTGGTGTTGTATTCATTGCGTCGTATCTGTTTGATACGCTCAGCCAATCTCGCCATGCACTGGACAATCGCTACCTGCGCATGGGCTTTCTGTTCATCGTGTTTGGGATCTACTTCGCATGGTTCTGGGCCAAAGGGCAAACGCTGGCGCAAAAAACCTGGCACATCCGCGTGGTAAGCCCCTCTGGCCAAGCCATCACGCAAACACGCGCCCTGCTGCGGTACGTGCTCTGCTGGGTGTGGTTTTTGCCTCCGTTGGCGGCTTACTCCACCGGCATTCCGGTGCTGGAAGTGCTGGTGCTACTGGCAGGCTGGGTGGCCGTATGGGCCATTTTGAGCCGATTCCATCCCACCCAGCAGTTCTGGCACGATGCATTGGCAGGCACCCGTCTGGTGCATTTTGTCCAAGCTAAAAAATAA